In Haliscomenobacter hydrossis DSM 1100, the DNA window AAACCATTCCACTGCGTTGCCGCCAGCACACTCAAACCCATACTCTAACCCACACCCTATTTTCCACCTACTCCGTTCCACCGTTTCAGCAAGGACATGCTCCCCGCTATTTTTTTATTTTATTTTATTTTATTTTTTTCTTGTTTGCTCATGGGTTTTAGCCTTTTTTCCCAGCCAACTGACTGCAAAACACAAACCACCAAGCGAAAACCCACAGAGTCGTAGCCATACCGCGGATCGTAGCGGTCGCGATACGAGACCCGGCAATACCCGGGACTGGAGTACCAGTCGCCGCCGCGCACCACACGGTCACTGCCTTGTGTACGTCCTGTTGGATTTTCAACTACTCCGGCATCCAGGCATTCCTGATAATAATCACTGCCATACCAGTCTGCACACCACTCGTAGACATTCCCACTCATATCGTACAAACCCAAGGCATTTGGCTTTTTTAGCCCCACGGGTTTACTTTCGCTATGGCTATTCTCGTAATACCAAGCTACCTCTTTCAGGCGATTGCTACCTGCGTATTTGTACGGCGAATGGTTGATCCCACCCCGCGCAGCGTATTCCCATTCCGCCTCGCTGGGCAAGCGGTAGTTTTCTCCGGTCATTTCATTTAAGCGTGGCAGAAACTGCTCAACAATCGTTTCCCAGGATACCCGTTCCGCTGGCCTTTTATCCCCCTGAAAATAAAAGGGAACATTCTCCTCCCCCATCACCGCTTGCCAAAAAGCCTGGGTCACTACATATTCCGCCATCCAGAAATCGGAAACTTTGACCGGATGTACCGGTTTTTCATCATCATCTGCATCTTCATCCTCTCTCCCCATCTGAAAGGTACCCCCTTTCACCTCTACCATTTGAAAAGCAAAAGGCTGGCCATTGGCTGCCGTAAATTCTTGTATATAGACCCTGGGTGCGGGCTGAGGCATAGGTTGGATGTTTTATTTTGGTAAAACTAAAAAAGGATGGGGAAAAATGATGATTTTGGGGGGGGTATTGTTGGAGGGTGCTGAGTTTGTATATAATGTGAACCCCTTAAACCAATCCGGAATCCATCGCTTCCGTAAATACCAGTCGCGTAGCGACGAAGCATCTTGTAGCGGCGGGTTTCAACCCGCCGTCAGCAGCGTTTCATGGTGGTTTGGCGTGCCGTAGGTACGGTACATGTTGTTGGTCAGGTCGTACCTACGGCACTCTGTTGAAAATATCGGCTATTCCATCGGCGGGTTGAAACCCGCCGCTACAAAATGGGTCATCGCTACGCGATTTGTCGTTTATGCAAAGGCATGCTCTCCTGGTTTTCATTTTTTATCCCCTTTTTTTGCTCATGGGTCTTCAACCTTTTTTCCAGCCAACTGACTGCAAAACAGAAACTACCAAGCGAAAACCCACAAGGTAGTCGAGATACAGCGGAGCGTAGTCGAGGCGATACGAGACCCGGCAATCCCTGCGAGTGCCGTCCCTGTAGCCGCCGCGCACCACACGGAAACTGCCTTGTGTGCACCCTATTGGATTTTCAACTACTCCAGCATCCAAGCATACCTGAAAATAATCACTGCCTCCGTACCAATCTGCGCACCACTCGTATACATTTCCACTCAGGTCATACAATCCCAGTGCATTGGGCTTTTTTAGGCCAACAGGTTTGGTTTCGCGGTGGCTGTTTTCGTAATACCAAGCTACCTCTTTTAGGCGATTGCTGCCCGCGTAGATGTAAGGGATATAAAGTGATTCATAAATCCCACCTCGCGCAGCGTATTCCCACTCCGCTTCGGTAGGCAAGCGGTAGTTTTCTCCGGTCATTTCGTTCAAGCGTGGCAAAAATTCACGATTGATGTTATCCCAGGAGACTTGCTCCACGGGGCGTTTGTCACCTAAAAACGGGAAGGTTGATTTTCTTCGCCCATCACCGCTTGCCACAAAGCCTGGGTCACGACATATTCCCCCATCCAGAAATCGGAAACTTTGACCGGATGGATGGGTTTCTCATCATCATACCCATCTTCATCCTCGCTCCCCATTTGAAAAACGCCCCCTTTCACCTCCACCATTTGAAAAGAAAAAGGCTGGCCATTGGCCGCCGTAAATTCCTGTAGATAGACCCTGGGTGCGGGCTGAGGCATAGGTTAGATGTTTTATTTTTGTAAAACTAAAAAAGGATGGGGAAAAATGGTGATTTTTTGTGGGGTATTGTTGGGGTGTGCTGAGTTTGTTTACACTGCGAACCCCTTACACCCATGCGGAATTCAGCACTTCCGCAAACACCAGTCGCGTAGCGACGAAGCATTTTGTAGCGGCGGGTTGAAACCCGCCGTGAGCAGCGTTTCATGGTGGGTTTGGAGTGCCGTAGGTACGATACAGGTTGTGGGTCGGGTCGTACCTACGGCACGCCGATGAATATTTCGGCTATTTCATCGGCGGGTTGAAACCCGCCGCTACAAAATGGGTCATCGCTACGCGATTTGTCGGTTTAGCAAGGGCTTGCTCCCCATGCCTTTTATTT includes these proteins:
- a CDS encoding formylglycine-generating enzyme family protein, whose protein sequence is MPQPAPRVYIQEFTAANGQPFAFQMVEVKGGTFQMGREDEDADDDEKPVHPVKVSDFWMAEYVVTQAFWQAVMGEENVPFYFQGDKRPAERVSWETIVEQFLPRLNEMTGENYRLPSEAEWEYAARGGINHSPYKYAGSNRLKEVAWYYENSHSESKPVGLKKPNALGLYDMSGNVYEWCADWYGSDYYQECLDAGVVENPTGRTQGSDRVVRGGDWYSSPGYCRVSYRDRYDPRYGYDSVGFRLVVCVLQSVGWEKRLKPMSKQEKNKIK
- a CDS encoding formylglycine-generating enzyme family protein, whose translation is MEQVSWDNINREFLPRLNEMTGENYRLPTEAEWEYAARGGIYESLYIPYIYAGSNRLKEVAWYYENSHRETKPVGLKKPNALGLYDLSGNVYEWCADWYGGSDYFQVCLDAGVVENPIGCTQGSFRVVRGGYRDGTRRDCRVSYRLDYAPLYLDYLVGFRLVVSVLQSVGWKKG
- a CDS encoding formylglycine-generating enzyme family protein encodes the protein MPQPAPRVYLQEFTAANGQPFSFQMVEVKGGVFQMGSEDEDGYDDEKPIHPVKVSDFWMGEYVVTQALWQAVMGEENQPSRF